Proteins encoded in a region of the Pangasianodon hypophthalmus isolate fPanHyp1 chromosome 21, fPanHyp1.pri, whole genome shotgun sequence genome:
- the LOC113542971 gene encoding claudin-4, which yields MASAGLEILGMILSVAGWLGAMVACCLPMWRVAAYVGQNIVITQVVWEGLWMSCVVQSTGQMHCQIYDSMLALPSDLQAARALVVIAVFIGVVAMTLAVAGAKCTNCTSDVSSKPRIMLGAGAAFGSSGLLLLVAVCWSAYTIVLDFHDPLLQDTQKREFGNSLYFGWGASCLLILGGAILSCSCRSRAPKDPVSIGAQYSTVKSVAANGYCRRDYV from the coding sequence ATGGCTTCAGCCGGCCTGGAAATCCTGGGCATGATTCTGTCTGTGGCTGGCTGGCTGGGAGCAATGGTGGCCTGCTGCCTGCCCATGTGGCGCGTGGCGGCGTACGTGGGTCAGAACATTGTGATCACACAGGTAGTGTGGGAGGGCCTGTGGATGAGCTGTGTGGTGCAGAGTACAGGCCAGATGCATTGTCAGATCTACGATTCCATGTTAGCGCTGCCCAGTGACCTGCAGGCTGCACGAGCTCTGGTTGTCATCGCTGTGTTCATTGGCGTAGTGGCCATGACGCTGGCTGTAGCAGGCGCCAAGTGCACCAACTGTACGTCGGATGTGTCCAGCAAACCTCGCATCATGCTGGGTGCCGGTGCAGCGTTCGGCAGCAGCGGGCTGTTATTGCTTGTGGCCGTGTGCTGGTCAGCCTACACCATTGTCCTGGACTTCCATGACCCACTGCTGCAGGACACGCAGAAGAGGGAGTTCGGGAACTCATTGTACTTCGGCTGGGGCGCCTCCTGCCTGCTCATCCTAGGGGGAGCCATACTTTCCTGTTCATGTCGTTCCAGAGCACCCAAGGATCCTGTGTCTATTGGAGCACAGTACTCAACGGTGAAATCAGTGGCTGCAAATGGATATTGCAGAAGGGACTATGTTTGA